In a genomic window of Paramicrobacterium chengjingii:
- a CDS encoding extracellular solute-binding protein: MQQRSHSHRGRLAIAGIATIATAITLTGCSSGATSADIADEAPTKLEGTVSLWHFFSDREADVIQNVIDDFEEDNPGVTVDVHEGQDDEKVRKVIASGGDIDVALSYSTAVVGNFCSTGAFQDLGPYIDRDKVDMTEFSDTVKSYSEYEGTRCAMPVLADVNALYYNKDILAEAGVTEMPKTLDGLKELALQLTEYNDDGSIKRLGFNPFMGMYENSPAHFGPAVGGQWLTDDGRSAIGSDDGWPVLMTWQKDFVDEIGYDKLQAFTAGLGQEFSAENAFHTGQLAMAVDGEYRTAFIDDQAPDLNYGTAPFPTAKGYEDLYGSGYIVGNIAGIAQGSKHPELAWALLKYLSTDTDALVKMANGLKNVPTTTSALQSPDLEVTEQYQTFIDIALNPKTTTTPPSPVGAGYEQAFGDYWTRYQAGDGGDLTKGLAEVDKQINDSIDLVSGP, encoded by the coding sequence ATGCAACAACGCTCCCATTCCCATCGCGGACGCTTAGCGATCGCCGGGATCGCGACAATCGCGACAGCAATTACACTCACCGGATGCTCGTCGGGCGCAACCTCCGCAGACATTGCGGACGAGGCGCCGACGAAGCTTGAAGGCACAGTGTCGCTCTGGCACTTCTTCAGCGATCGAGAAGCCGACGTGATTCAAAACGTCATCGATGACTTCGAAGAGGACAATCCCGGTGTCACCGTGGACGTGCACGAAGGCCAAGACGACGAGAAAGTACGCAAAGTCATCGCGTCGGGCGGAGACATCGACGTTGCGCTCTCATATTCAACGGCCGTGGTCGGCAACTTCTGTTCCACGGGAGCCTTTCAGGATCTCGGACCGTACATCGATCGCGACAAGGTCGACATGACCGAATTCTCCGACACCGTGAAGTCATACTCGGAATATGAGGGCACGCGCTGCGCTATGCCCGTGCTCGCCGATGTCAACGCGCTTTACTACAACAAGGACATCCTTGCCGAAGCCGGCGTCACTGAGATGCCCAAGACGCTCGACGGGCTGAAAGAACTCGCGCTCCAGCTCACGGAGTATAACGACGACGGCTCGATCAAGCGACTGGGATTCAACCCGTTCATGGGCATGTACGAGAATTCTCCCGCGCACTTCGGCCCTGCCGTCGGTGGACAATGGCTCACAGACGACGGCCGCAGTGCGATCGGCAGCGACGACGGCTGGCCAGTTCTGATGACGTGGCAGAAAGACTTCGTCGATGAGATCGGCTACGACAAACTGCAGGCGTTCACCGCCGGTCTCGGCCAAGAGTTCTCGGCTGAGAACGCCTTCCACACGGGGCAGCTGGCGATGGCCGTCGACGGGGAGTATCGCACAGCGTTCATCGACGATCAGGCTCCCGACCTCAACTACGGAACCGCGCCGTTCCCCACGGCGAAAGGCTACGAAGACCTCTACGGATCGGGCTACATCGTCGGGAACATCGCGGGAATCGCACAGGGATCCAAGCATCCTGAACTGGCGTGGGCGTTGTTGAAGTATCTGTCAACCGACACAGACGCACTCGTCAAAATGGCAAACGGACTGAAGAACGTACCGACGACCACATCCGCTCTGCAATCCCCCGACCTCGAGGTGACGGAGCAATATCAGACGTTCATCGACATCGCTCTCAACCCGAAGACCACGACGACTCCGCCGAGTCCCGTTGGCGCTGGCTATGAACAGGCCTTTGGCGACTACTGGACCAGGTATCAGGCGGGTGACGGTGGCGATCTCACGAAGGGCCTCGCCGAGGTTGATAAGCAGATCAACGATTCCATCGATTTGGTGAGTGGACCGTGA